In Nitrososphaerota archaeon, one genomic interval encodes:
- the mch gene encoding methenyltetrahydromethanopterin cyclohydrolase, which yields MSISVSVNRHGLNVVKEVINRADELAVRVEENRDGTTLIDMGVAAKGGFLAGKYLTDICLGGLGHTELSTVDIGGLVLPSIVVTADHPSISLLGSQFAGWQIKVGEGENQYFAMGSGPARALPLKPKEIYQDIGYKDGFDAAVIALETDVKPPEAATQFIAQKCGVDPKNLYVAFAPTSSVAGSTQISGRIVETGLHKLYKSGFDPKKVRNGLGEAPIAPLHPKSIKAMGRTNDMILYAGRVYFEVEAENDEELKKIVQATPSSASRDYGKPFYDLFKAANFDFYKIDEHLFAPAVVTVNNLKTGRITTAGKVNEKILLQSIGYAD from the coding sequence ATGAGTATTAGCGTTAGCGTCAACCGGCACGGCTTGAATGTAGTTAAAGAGGTGATTAACCGCGCTGATGAGCTTGCGGTGAGAGTAGAGGAAAACCGCGACGGCACAACACTAATCGACATGGGCGTAGCTGCTAAAGGCGGCTTCCTAGCAGGCAAATATCTAACCGATATCTGTCTAGGCGGTCTCGGGCACACGGAGCTAAGTACCGTCGATATCGGCGGCCTGGTGCTCCCATCCATTGTGGTTACGGCTGATCACCCCTCCATCTCACTCTTAGGTTCCCAGTTCGCAGGCTGGCAGATTAAGGTCGGAGAAGGCGAGAACCAGTACTTTGCGATGGGCTCCGGTCCGGCTCGAGCTTTGCCGTTGAAGCCTAAGGAAATCTATCAAGATATCGGGTACAAGGATGGTTTTGATGCCGCGGTCATCGCGTTGGAGACCGATGTGAAGCCCCCGGAGGCTGCTACGCAGTTCATTGCTCAGAAGTGTGGTGTAGACCCTAAGAACTTGTATGTGGCGTTTGCACCTACTTCAAGTGTAGCCGGCTCTACTCAGATATCTGGTAGAATCGTTGAAACTGGGCTTCACAAGCTCTACAAGTCCGGTTTCGACCCTAAGAAGGTGCGGAACGGCCTAGGTGAGGCGCCTATTGCGCCTTTACATCCCAAATCGATTAAGGCGATGGGCCGCACAAACGATATGATTCTTTACGCTGGAAGAGTTTACTTTGAAGTTGAGGCTGAGAATGATGAGGAGTTGAAGAAAATAGTGCAGGCTACACCTTCATCTGCCTCCAGAGACTACGGCAAACCCTTCTACGATCTCTTCAAAGCAGCTAACTTCGACTTCTACAAGATTGATGAGCATCTATTCGCTCCCGCGGTCGTCACAGTTAACAACCTCAAAACCGGGCGCATCACCACCGCAGGAAAGGTTAATGAGAAGATACTTCTCCAGTCGATAGGCTACGCTGATTGA
- a CDS encoding ATP-binding protein: MTKTLEASIQELVDIMHFTEQVSEAIYGLFDESQIYQRVKEEFDKAGKYDEGFFLLNEDGTKLKLTEIRIARPEKIRFLEKATGMNFDRFTLDPNKSKVFQQVLSEGKTVHYRFKDLIKALMPKPVSYLIVKTFGFENVTGVITPLRRHGKIIGAFSMSAPNLAEYFAPSVISLASHISTALEMADEHSTRTKMEKALAENEEKYRAIVENLPIYVAIYQDESYRYVNRAMCEKLGWTFEEMTNPSFHPLVKTVPARFQQLVKENIARRLKENSIPLYEISMKCRDGSEIPVAVKAKNIIYEGKKAIEYIITDISERKQTEAEKLSAVSQMAKSIGHDLRNPLSSMKAAAYILKNEKLSNKGEKMLEIINLNITTTDRIIKEFLQFTLEPKLHVRETDINTLLKRILAQTIMPSRIKVLTNFGNIPTAEIDAEQLERALFNLVQNAVQAMPHRGELTVATATSDKLIRIKIGDTGIGIPEENLEKIFTPFFTTKPEGNGLGLSGAKRIVESHGGAIHIDSKKGRGTTITMELPITQSHKTRHISS, translated from the coding sequence GTGACGAAGACGCTAGAAGCGTCTATACAGGAGCTGGTTGATATCATGCATTTTACCGAGCAGGTCTCTGAAGCTATATACGGCCTGTTTGACGAATCGCAGATCTACCAGAGAGTGAAGGAGGAGTTTGATAAGGCAGGCAAATACGATGAAGGATTCTTTTTGTTAAATGAAGACGGAACTAAACTAAAGCTAACCGAGATTAGAATAGCGAGACCGGAAAAAATTAGGTTCCTAGAAAAGGCCACAGGCATGAACTTTGACAGATTCACGCTTGATCCTAACAAATCCAAGGTCTTTCAACAGGTATTGAGTGAAGGTAAGACTGTTCACTACAGGTTTAAAGATCTGATAAAGGCGCTGATGCCTAAACCCGTCTCTTACCTGATAGTGAAAACTTTTGGCTTCGAGAATGTTACAGGTGTGATAACCCCGTTAAGAAGACATGGCAAAATAATTGGGGCATTCTCGATGTCAGCACCTAATCTCGCAGAATACTTCGCTCCATCTGTTATCAGCTTAGCTTCACACATCTCAACAGCCCTTGAGATGGCTGACGAACATTCAACCAGAACTAAAATGGAGAAGGCGCTGGCAGAGAACGAGGAGAAGTACCGGGCGATTGTGGAGAACCTGCCGATCTATGTAGCCATATACCAAGATGAGAGTTACAGGTACGTCAACAGAGCAATGTGTGAGAAACTAGGGTGGACCTTCGAGGAGATGACGAACCCGTCATTTCATCCTCTTGTAAAAACTGTACCAGCAAGGTTCCAACAGCTAGTGAAAGAGAATATTGCACGAAGGTTAAAGGAGAATAGTATCCCGCTTTACGAAATATCTATGAAATGTAGAGACGGCAGCGAGATCCCTGTTGCAGTTAAGGCTAAGAACATCATCTACGAAGGAAAAAAAGCCATCGAGTATATTATAACCGACATTAGTGAGCGGAAACAGACTGAAGCGGAGAAGCTTTCGGCTGTAAGTCAGATGGCGAAAAGCATCGGTCACGACCTGCGGAACCCCCTATCATCAATGAAGGCCGCCGCATACATCCTGAAGAATGAGAAGCTGAGCAATAAGGGAGAGAAGATGCTTGAGATAATTAACCTTAACATCACAACTACAGACAGAATCATCAAGGAGTTCCTTCAGTTCACACTCGAACCAAAACTCCACGTTAGAGAGACGGATATCAACACATTGCTGAAGAGGATATTGGCTCAGACGATAATGCCGAGCAGGATCAAAGTATTGACAAACTTCGGCAATATCCCTACAGCCGAAATCGATGCTGAGCAGCTGGAAAGAGCACTGTTCAACCTAGTTCAAAACGCGGTGCAGGCAATGCCTCATAGAGGAGAACTGACAGTTGCCACAGCAACATCAGATAAATTGATCCGCATCAAGATCGGCGACACAGGCATAGGCATACCTGAAGAGAACCTTGAAAAGATATTCACACCGTTCTTTACAACGAAGCCTGAAGGAAATGGACTGGGGCTATCAGGCGCAAAGAGAATCGTTGAAAGCCACGGCGGAGCAATTCATATAGACAGCAAGAAGGGAAGAGGCACCACCATAACAATGGAACTGCCTATCACTCAGTCCCATAAGACCCGACACATATCATCCTAA
- a CDS encoding formylmethanofuran dehydrogenase subunit C, which yields MAEITLTLRANPPSQPVDLREVTPDNFAGKTIEQVASLPIWIGNRPSTLGVVFDVKGETSAAPQDQTIIIEGSLPNSRRIGAKMTAGKIIINGKAGIYVGGEMKNGQITVNGDAGEWAGLAMKGGSIEITGNAGDFLGAAYRGARSGMKGGIIVVKGNAGSEAAAWMSGGLIKIFGDAGILPGIHMTGGSILIGGNCPGRVGASMTGGKIAVVGKTDDLLAGFQIEEIKDKAKIENDKIPGPFYTFSGDNAEAGVGKLFIHKERNPHLAGYEAFL from the coding sequence ATGGCAGAAATCACCCTAACTTTAAGGGCAAACCCGCCGTCACAACCAGTCGATCTAAGAGAAGTTACCCCCGACAATTTTGCTGGGAAAACCATTGAGCAGGTTGCGTCGCTGCCTATCTGGATAGGCAACCGACCCTCAACACTAGGCGTGGTGTTCGACGTTAAAGGCGAAACATCAGCTGCACCGCAGGATCAAACTATAATCATCGAGGGAAGCTTGCCGAACTCGCGAAGAATAGGCGCAAAGATGACTGCAGGTAAAATCATCATTAACGGTAAAGCCGGCATTTACGTCGGAGGCGAGATGAAGAACGGCCAGATCACTGTGAACGGAGATGCAGGGGAATGGGCGGGACTAGCCATGAAGGGCGGCTCAATAGAGATAACCGGTAATGCAGGTGATTTTCTAGGCGCGGCTTACCGTGGAGCCAGAAGCGGCATGAAAGGAGGCATCATAGTGGTGAAAGGCAACGCTGGAAGCGAGGCTGCAGCTTGGATGTCAGGAGGATTAATCAAGATATTCGGTGACGCAGGCATATTGCCTGGAATCCATATGACCGGAGGCAGCATTCTCATAGGTGGAAACTGCCCAGGCCGCGTCGGCGCCTCGATGACCGGTGGAAAAATTGCCGTTGTAGGCAAAACGGACGATCTGCTCGCAGGCTTCCAGATCGAGGAGATAAAGGATAAAGCGAAAATCGAGAATGACAAGATCCCGGGGCCATTCTACACTTTCTCCGGGGACAACGCGGAGGCCGGGGTTGGTAAACTCTTCATCCATAAAGAGAGGAACCCCCATCTAGCAGGCTATGAAGCCTTCCTTTAA